A single window of Sphingobacterium sp. ML3W DNA harbors:
- a CDS encoding ATP-binding cassette domain-containing protein, giving the protein MITIKNLNFSYSKKRPLFKNMNLELKEGHIYGLLGKNGAGKSTLLKNMAGLVYPVSGTIEVLHFDPCNREPALLQEISFIPEEFHLPAVKSASFVKSNASFYPKFDHQYFSELIHEFEIPIEQKLADMSYGQKKKYIISFGLASNTKIMIMDEPTNGLDIPSKVQFRKIMASAISDERCVVISTHQVRDLDNLIDAVILLDEHRVVLNADVNTITDRICFKKMHALDDQVLYAEPALGGFNTIQLNTLGEDSKLDLEILFNAVLQKKELITNLLNVTEDVERI; this is encoded by the coding sequence ATGATAACTATTAAAAACCTAAATTTCAGCTACAGTAAGAAGCGACCATTATTTAAAAATATGAACCTTGAATTAAAGGAGGGACATATTTATGGTTTACTGGGGAAAAATGGTGCAGGCAAATCAACCTTACTGAAGAATATGGCCGGCTTGGTCTATCCTGTAAGTGGTACGATTGAAGTATTGCATTTCGATCCTTGCAATCGCGAACCTGCTTTGCTTCAGGAAATAAGTTTTATTCCTGAGGAATTTCATTTACCAGCGGTGAAATCCGCATCTTTTGTCAAATCGAATGCGAGCTTTTATCCAAAGTTTGATCATCAGTATTTCAGCGAATTGATTCATGAGTTTGAGATTCCAATTGAACAGAAGCTGGCGGATATGAGCTACGGACAAAAGAAGAAGTATATCATCTCATTCGGTTTGGCTTCAAATACGAAGATCATGATTATGGATGAGCCCACTAATGGTCTCGATATCCCTTCCAAGGTTCAGTTCCGTAAGATTATGGCTTCCGCTATTTCAGACGAACGTTGTGTGGTTATATCGACACATCAGGTGCGTGATTTAGATAACCTGATCGATGCTGTCATTCTACTGGATGAGCACAGAGTGGTATTAAATGCCGATGTCAATACCATAACGGATCGCATATGCTTTAAAAAAATGCATGCACTTGATGATCAAGTGCTCTATGCTGAACCAGCATTAGGTGGCTTTAATACGATACAGTTGAATACATTGGGCGAAGACTCTAAATTAGATTTAGAAATCTTGTTTAATGCAGTTTTGCAGAAGAAAGAATTGATTACAAACCTTTTAAATGTTACAGAAGATGTCGAACGTATTTAA
- a CDS encoding SIMPL domain-containing protein: MKYNPIIIALIAGLVIIISTSLFSNAYRYKFKSSQTITVNGNAKKDFESDLVKWNATYSRKNFDLKGASDQLAEDRELVRKFLISQGLKSEEIRFEAVNINKDFEYHTDEKGSSYNTFSGYTLSQSVGVESRDLNKVDDASREISTLISQGLELSSSTPNYYYSKLEDLKLELISQASKNAHQRAENIANESSSSLGPLVKADLGVFQITGQNDNEEYSYGGAFNTTSRKKTANITVKASFLPK, encoded by the coding sequence ATGAAATATAATCCAATCATAATAGCCCTAATTGCTGGTTTAGTTATTATTATTTCTACAAGTCTTTTTAGTAATGCATATCGGTATAAATTTAAATCATCGCAAACGATTACTGTTAATGGAAATGCTAAAAAAGATTTTGAATCTGATTTAGTGAAGTGGAATGCGACCTACAGTCGTAAGAATTTCGATTTAAAAGGCGCCTCCGACCAGTTAGCTGAAGATCGTGAACTGGTTCGTAAGTTTTTAATTTCACAAGGTTTGAAATCGGAAGAAATTAGATTTGAAGCCGTGAATATCAACAAAGATTTTGAATACCATACCGATGAAAAAGGAAGTAGCTACAATACATTTTCAGGTTATACACTGTCACAAAGTGTAGGAGTAGAATCTCGAGACCTCAATAAAGTGGACGATGCATCTCGCGAAATCTCCACATTGATATCTCAAGGATTAGAATTAAGCTCGAGTACACCAAATTACTATTACTCCAAATTAGAAGATTTAAAGCTGGAGCTCATTTCACAAGCTTCTAAAAATGCACACCAAAGAGCAGAAAACATTGCTAATGAATCAAGCTCCTCTTTGGGCCCACTGGTCAAAGCTGATTTAGGAGTTTTCCAGATTACTGGTCAAAATGATAATGAGGAATATTCTTATGGCGGCGCTTTTAATACCACTTCTAGAAAAAAAACAGCGAACATTACTGTAAAAGCGAGCTTTTTACCTAAATAA
- a CDS encoding ecotin family protein, with amino-acid sequence MKKLMLQTGMIVATLLFSISAMAQTLLKQDVNVFPAPEKGMVKYVIEVPHAGIAADNNKKIEFFAGKYMETDACNTYFLSGEFEEKNLEGWGYNYYVFKTNGNVGMTQMLCEGEKKNTFVQAKSIVSDYNGRMPIVIYAPEGYEVKFKIYKAEPETYQAAQVTVKKAK; translated from the coding sequence ATGAAAAAGTTGATGTTACAAACAGGAATGATCGTTGCTACTTTATTATTCTCCATATCTGCCATGGCACAAACTTTACTTAAACAAGATGTAAATGTATTTCCAGCGCCAGAAAAAGGCATGGTAAAATATGTCATTGAAGTTCCTCATGCTGGAATAGCAGCTGACAACAACAAGAAAATTGAATTCTTTGCAGGTAAATATATGGAAACAGATGCCTGTAATACGTATTTCCTTTCTGGGGAATTTGAAGAGAAAAATTTAGAAGGTTGGGGCTATAATTATTATGTTTTCAAAACAAATGGAAATGTTGGAATGACCCAAATGCTATGTGAAGGTGAAAAGAAGAACACATTTGTACAAGCTAAATCTATTGTATCGGACTACAATGGCAGAATGCCTATTGTAATTTATGCTCCAGAGGGCTATGAAGTAAAATTTAAAATCTATAAAGCCGAACCAGAAACTTATCAAGCTGCGCAGGTTACAGTAAAAAAGGCTAAATAA
- a CDS encoding GntR family transcriptional regulator has product MDFSANKAIYLQIAAYVCDHILLGKWKVDDKIPSVRELAVQLEVNPNTVMRTYDLLQQKEIVVNKRGVGFFVTEASVKNVKEYRKAVFLEEDLFPFFRNIYLLEISLDELKQRYQAFIEQNFKNNES; this is encoded by the coding sequence ATGGATTTTAGCGCAAATAAAGCCATTTATCTACAGATTGCAGCATATGTATGTGATCATATATTATTGGGAAAATGGAAGGTAGATGATAAGATTCCCTCAGTACGTGAACTAGCAGTACAATTGGAAGTTAATCCAAATACGGTGATGCGAACTTATGACCTACTGCAACAGAAGGAAATTGTCGTCAATAAACGTGGGGTAGGTTTTTTTGTGACCGAAGCCTCTGTGAAAAACGTAAAGGAATATCGGAAAGCCGTCTTCCTTGAAGAGGATCTTTTTCCATTTTTTAGAAATATTTATTTATTAGAAATTAGTTTGGACGAACTAAAACAACGTTATCAAGCTTTTATCGAACAAAATTTTAAAAATAACGAATCATGA
- a CDS encoding prolyl oligopeptidase family serine peptidase, with product MNKRIIFIGLFALQGTVLFAQKQPLNHTVYDGWQSLNASEISASGKYISYQILPQEGDGVFYLKDNINKALLSLPRGYNASMTNDETHVVSLIKPKFDDTRQAKIKKKKADDMPKDSLAIYTIATGHLLKFADVKSYKMAEEGSAHFSFLTDSKTTPSDTTAGKSKKISKISTLHLFDFVTGDTVNFQHVDQYAFNRLGSKLVFTKKAEAKDSTSTIAGVYLYDLTNKALKKITNGRGTYKNFTFDDQGNQLVYLADKSAEKSLLKDFNLYYYTSQLDSAQLVVQKNTAGMPANWAVSGDGDLKFSKNGQKLFLGLAPIPRVRDTTLVDFEHAKVDVWHWQDDYLQPQQLVNLKKDLAQSYLSVYYPQQVNRVIPLVDEKFNPVRTTIEADQEYVLATTDFGRRIATQWDYQSKQDVYVVSTVTGARQMVVENLAGQAVLSPDGQFVLYFNQENGNWYSYRIASKKVTLLNEGLPVSFVDEDNDMPAKPSGYGMAAWGSDNKGVYVYDKYDIWYFALDGSDKYIATNGYGRASSIVLRYKNLLHVHNSYRKSNTLDNRLQNILTAFNEATKENGFYELRGKRKDPKVIIMAPHVFKNLQASGDQKNVIYTKEDYGNSPDLYLNNNTFKKEEQLTALNPQQADYNWGTAELMQWTTPGGHQAEGILYKPEDFDANKKYPVIAYFYEKLTEGLYSYQAPAPTPSRLNIPYFVSNGYIVFAPDISYVTGEPGKSAEEYINSGMKKLTEYPWVDAAKLGIQGQSWGGYQVAHLITATDMYAAAWAGAPVVNMTSAYGGIRWQTGMSRQFQYENTQSRIGKTLWEGQEAYLANSPLFHLDKVTTPVVIMANDNDGAVPWYQGIEMFTALRRLQKPVWMLNYNGDAHNLLLRQNRKDIQIREQQFFDHYLKGAPAPKWLKSGVLAKEKGIDWGFSID from the coding sequence ATGAATAAAAGGATCATTTTTATAGGATTATTTGCATTGCAGGGAACGGTGTTGTTTGCTCAAAAACAACCGCTTAACCACACTGTTTATGATGGTTGGCAAAGTTTAAATGCAAGTGAAATAAGTGCGAGTGGAAAATACATCTCTTATCAGATCTTGCCTCAAGAGGGTGATGGTGTATTTTATTTAAAGGATAATATAAATAAAGCGCTATTGTCACTGCCTAGAGGGTATAATGCAAGCATGACAAATGATGAAACACATGTTGTTTCTTTAATAAAACCAAAATTTGACGATACGCGTCAAGCCAAGATCAAGAAGAAGAAAGCAGATGATATGCCGAAGGATTCTCTTGCCATCTATACCATTGCTACAGGGCATCTTTTGAAGTTTGCGGATGTCAAGTCATATAAAATGGCAGAAGAAGGATCAGCTCATTTTAGTTTTTTGACGGATAGCAAAACTACCCCATCCGATACCACAGCTGGTAAAAGTAAGAAAATAAGCAAAATCAGTACATTACATCTTTTTGACTTCGTAACAGGGGATACGGTTAACTTCCAACATGTGGATCAATATGCCTTCAATAGATTGGGTAGCAAATTGGTGTTTACTAAAAAAGCAGAAGCAAAAGATTCGACTTCGACTATTGCGGGTGTTTATTTGTATGATTTAACAAATAAAGCCCTTAAGAAGATTACGAATGGTCGGGGAACTTATAAGAACTTTACATTTGATGATCAGGGAAATCAGTTGGTTTATTTAGCAGATAAGAGTGCGGAAAAGTCTTTGTTAAAGGATTTTAATCTTTACTATTATACCTCCCAGCTTGATTCTGCACAGCTTGTGGTTCAAAAAAATACGGCAGGCATGCCTGCTAATTGGGCTGTAAGCGGTGACGGAGATTTGAAATTCAGTAAAAATGGTCAAAAGCTATTTTTAGGATTGGCACCAATACCACGTGTTAGGGATACTACCTTGGTGGATTTTGAACATGCAAAAGTAGATGTATGGCATTGGCAAGATGATTATTTGCAACCACAGCAATTGGTGAATTTGAAAAAGGATCTTGCTCAAAGCTATTTAAGTGTTTATTACCCACAACAAGTGAATCGCGTGATCCCTTTGGTTGATGAAAAATTCAATCCGGTGCGAACAACTATTGAAGCCGATCAAGAGTATGTATTGGCGACGACCGACTTTGGTAGAAGAATAGCGACACAATGGGACTATCAAAGTAAACAAGATGTCTATGTGGTATCCACGGTAACAGGGGCTCGTCAAATGGTGGTTGAGAATTTAGCTGGACAAGCGGTGTTATCGCCAGATGGTCAATTTGTTCTTTATTTTAATCAAGAAAATGGCAATTGGTACTCGTATCGTATCGCTTCGAAAAAAGTAACCTTATTGAATGAAGGGTTACCAGTATCCTTTGTCGATGAAGATAACGATATGCCAGCTAAGCCGAGTGGCTATGGTATGGCAGCTTGGGGATCCGATAATAAGGGGGTATATGTATATGACAAGTACGATATTTGGTATTTTGCTTTAGACGGATCTGATAAATATATTGCTACGAACGGTTATGGTCGCGCATCAAGCATAGTGTTACGTTATAAAAATCTGCTTCATGTACACAACAGCTATAGAAAATCAAATACACTGGATAATCGTTTGCAGAATATTTTGACGGCATTTAATGAGGCGACAAAAGAAAATGGGTTTTATGAATTAAGAGGAAAGCGAAAAGATCCTAAGGTAATTATAATGGCTCCTCATGTTTTTAAAAATCTGCAAGCTTCGGGAGATCAGAAAAATGTAATCTATACAAAGGAAGATTATGGCAATAGTCCTGACTTATACCTCAATAATAATACGTTTAAAAAGGAAGAGCAGCTGACTGCATTGAATCCGCAACAGGCAGATTATAATTGGGGCACGGCCGAGTTGATGCAATGGACAACCCCAGGGGGACATCAAGCGGAAGGGATCTTGTATAAACCTGAAGATTTTGATGCTAATAAGAAATATCCGGTTATTGCTTATTTCTATGAGAAATTGACGGAGGGCTTATATAGTTATCAAGCACCAGCACCTACGCCATCTCGGTTGAACATTCCATACTTTGTTAGTAATGGCTATATTGTTTTCGCTCCGGATATATCTTATGTAACTGGTGAGCCGGGTAAATCTGCTGAGGAGTATATCAATTCGGGTATGAAAAAATTAACAGAGTACCCTTGGGTAGATGCAGCTAAGTTGGGAATCCAAGGTCAAAGTTGGGGTGGATATCAAGTGGCGCACTTGATAACAGCAACAGATATGTATGCAGCAGCATGGGCAGGTGCGCCTGTTGTGAATATGACTTCAGCTTATGGAGGTATTCGCTGGCAGACAGGTATGTCACGACAGTTCCAATATGAAAATACGCAAAGTAGAATTGGAAAGACTTTGTGGGAGGGGCAAGAGGCTTATCTTGCAAACTCACCTTTATTCCATTTAGATAAAGTTACCACTCCAGTGGTCATTATGGCCAATGATAATGATGGTGCAGTGCCATGGTATCAAGGTATAGAAATGTTTACGGCATTGCGTCGTCTACAGAAACCTGTTTGGATGTTAAACTATAATGGCGATGCACACAATTTGTTATTAAGACAGAATAGAAAAGATATCCAAATACGGGAACAGCAATTTTTCGACCATTATCTAAAAGGAGCACCTGCTCCCAAATGGTTAAAATCTGGAGTTTTAGCAAAAGAAAAAGGAATAGATTGGGGTTTTTCCATAGATTAG